A part of Planococcus sp. MB-3u-03 genomic DNA contains:
- a CDS encoding MFS transporter, which translates to MFTNFLVAGSTTMIMPFLSLYIESLGNFSDEYVQRWSGLVFGVTFVAALFMSPVWGRIADKYGFKPILIINGFGIATSIFLMGTADSVLGLFMIRLFMGVVTGFIPTSLAFVSSQTSKETAGKTLGTLQMGSVSGTLFGPVIGGLMADAFGFTYTFLITATIIGIAALFVVFGLKEIRKPKRKGAHVYARSTVIQGILHHRLLLNVMIITALIQIGNFSIQPLLSLYVAELTEGTAQVAFLAGVTFSATGVGNLLFARLWGRLGDSVGYEKILGLLLLLAFLFIIPQAFVTELWQLIVLRLFFGVAVGGMIPTTTALMRREAPIDIQGEVMGYNTSFRFLGNIVGPMFGGIISGFIGISSVFIVTGTLFVFAFAFLWYTKKQPDQDFEDVLLEQELKHS; encoded by the coding sequence ATGTTTACCAATTTCCTGGTCGCCGGCAGCACGACGATGATTATGCCGTTTTTATCGCTGTACATCGAATCACTCGGCAATTTTTCGGATGAATATGTGCAGCGCTGGTCAGGGCTGGTATTTGGCGTGACCTTCGTTGCTGCGTTGTTCATGTCGCCGGTTTGGGGGCGCATTGCAGACAAATACGGCTTTAAACCGATATTGATCATCAACGGCTTCGGAATCGCCACCAGCATCTTTTTGATGGGGACGGCCGATTCCGTGCTCGGATTGTTTATGATCCGCTTGTTCATGGGGGTCGTCACGGGATTCATCCCGACTTCACTTGCTTTCGTCAGTTCCCAGACGTCCAAGGAGACCGCCGGCAAGACGCTCGGCACGCTTCAAATGGGCAGTGTGTCGGGCACTTTGTTCGGGCCGGTGATTGGCGGCTTGATGGCGGATGCGTTCGGTTTCACTTACACCTTCCTCATCACCGCCACCATCATTGGCATCGCCGCCTTGTTCGTCGTTTTCGGGCTGAAAGAAATCCGCAAGCCAAAACGAAAAGGTGCACATGTCTATGCGCGCAGCACCGTGATCCAAGGCATCTTGCACCACCGCTTGCTGCTGAATGTTATGATCATCACTGCTTTGATCCAAATCGGCAATTTCAGCATCCAGCCCTTATTGTCTTTATATGTGGCGGAATTGACGGAAGGCACCGCACAAGTGGCCTTTCTCGCAGGTGTCACGTTCAGCGCGACGGGCGTCGGCAATTTGCTGTTTGCTAGGCTCTGGGGACGGCTCGGGGATTCGGTCGGCTATGAGAAGATTCTCGGCTTGCTGTTGCTGCTCGCGTTCTTGTTCATCATCCCGCAAGCTTTCGTCACTGAGCTTTGGCAGCTGATCGTTCTGCGCTTGTTCTTCGGTGTAGCGGTCGGCGGCATGATTCCGACAACGACTGCCCTGATGCGCCGTGAAGCGCCGATCGATATTCAAGGCGAAGTGATGGGCTATAACACCAGCTTCCGTTTTCTCGGCAACATCGTCGGCCCGATGTTCGGCGGCATCATCAGCGGATTTATCGGGATTTCCTCCGTCTTCATCGTAACCGGCACATTATTCGTCTTCGCCTTCGCTTTCCTCTGGTATACAAAAAAACAACCAGACCAGGATTTCGAGGATGTGCTCTTGGAACAGGAATTAAAACATTCCTAG
- a CDS encoding MalY/PatB family protein, whose amino-acid sequence MNLFEQVHDRRKSRSVKWERMEKIYGIQDASDILPMWVADMDFPAPPPVTDALRERLEHPIFGYSYICEECKTAAANWLKKRHGLTVETDWMLFHQGVIPAMASIIDVFTDAGDHVLVTPPVYPPFFSIPTNLGRGVLYSELTEQDGEYTIDWQDFEAKLEKARLFILCNPHNPGGKLWTADELENIVQLCARHDVLILSDEIHSDLIHSGESHTPLLSVAGSEHDRIFTCIAPTKTFNLAGIQAAMIVAPDSDKRMRLEQHMQAHGTGSLNAFAPVAWKAVYEQGEPWLNELLEVLAHHIDYAVERLEREVPGLKIRKPQSTYLLWIDYRALGVSEDEVMQLLLEKGKVALEPGSKYGEAGRGFLRMNIGCPQQTLEDGVSRIVRALR is encoded by the coding sequence TTGAATTTGTTCGAACAAGTGCATGACCGCAGGAAAAGCCGTTCCGTGAAATGGGAGCGGATGGAGAAAATATACGGGATCCAGGATGCATCCGACATATTGCCAATGTGGGTAGCGGATATGGACTTTCCGGCTCCGCCTCCAGTGACTGACGCTTTGCGAGAACGATTGGAACATCCGATTTTCGGTTATTCATACATATGCGAGGAGTGCAAGACGGCAGCTGCGAACTGGCTGAAAAAACGCCACGGCTTAACGGTCGAAACGGATTGGATGCTGTTTCATCAAGGCGTCATCCCGGCCATGGCAAGCATCATCGATGTCTTTACCGACGCCGGCGATCACGTACTGGTGACACCGCCTGTTTACCCGCCATTTTTCTCCATCCCTACAAATCTCGGGCGCGGGGTGCTGTACTCCGAATTGACAGAGCAAGACGGCGAGTACACCATCGATTGGCAAGATTTCGAAGCCAAGCTTGAAAAAGCCCGTTTGTTCATTCTGTGCAACCCGCATAACCCTGGCGGCAAATTATGGACAGCGGATGAATTGGAGAACATCGTCCAGTTATGCGCACGCCATGATGTCTTGATTCTTTCGGATGAAATCCATAGCGACTTGATCCATTCAGGGGAAAGCCATACCCCTCTACTGTCGGTTGCCGGCAGCGAGCATGACCGCATCTTCACGTGCATCGCCCCGACAAAAACGTTTAACCTGGCCGGCATTCAAGCGGCCATGATCGTTGCTCCCGATTCCGATAAGCGCATGCGGTTGGAACAGCATATGCAAGCACACGGCACCGGCTCTTTGAATGCATTTGCGCCTGTTGCATGGAAAGCCGTGTACGAACAGGGCGAACCGTGGCTGAATGAATTGCTCGAAGTGTTAGCCCACCATATCGATTATGCGGTGGAACGGCTCGAACGCGAAGTTCCTGGCTTGAAGATCCGCAAGCCGCAATCGACTTATTTATTATGGATCGATTACCGGGCGCTTGGTGTCAGTGAAGACGAAGTAATGCAACTCCTGCTCGAAAAAGGCAAAGTGGCGCTTGAACCGGGATCAAAATACGGTGAAGCTGGCCGCGGGTTCTTGCGCATGAATATCGGGTGCCCTCAACAGACTTTGGAAGATGGCGTCAGCCGGATCGTCCGCGCGCTCCGTTGA
- a CDS encoding Na+/H+ antiporter subunit E yields MSLQVLLNFFLALVWMFMTVSFTPSGFVIGFLIGLGIIVLMRRFFSKRLYILRVWALISLFLLFLRELFMSSIQVLSIVIRPKMNIKPAIFEMETELSDDWQITLLSALITLTPGTLVIGISEDQKRLYIHALDFEDIDSAVSSIKNTFERAILEVSRS; encoded by the coding sequence ATGTCTTTACAAGTTCTATTGAATTTCTTCCTGGCGCTCGTCTGGATGTTCATGACCGTGTCGTTCACTCCTTCCGGATTCGTCATCGGCTTTTTGATCGGCCTCGGCATCATCGTCCTGATGCGCCGGTTTTTCTCAAAACGGTTGTACATTCTTCGCGTCTGGGCGTTGATCTCACTTTTCCTGTTGTTCCTTCGTGAACTTTTCATGTCGAGCATCCAGGTCCTTTCCATCGTCATCCGCCCGAAAATGAACATCAAACCGGCCATTTTTGAAATGGAAACGGAACTCAGCGACGACTGGCAAATAACTTTGCTTTCAGCGCTCATTACATTAACGCCAGGCACTTTGGTCATCGGCATTTCCGAAGACCAAAAACGCCTGTATATCCATGCCTTGGATTTTGAAGACATCGATTCGGCCGTGTCATCCATCAAGAACACATTTGAACGGGCTATACTGGAGGTGAGCCGGTCATGA
- a CDS encoding DUF1871 family protein, whose translation MDTVDMDKRALRIMEGWDPFSVGTGEYKTEAADVIDRLHDIDHPSDLAKAIQGIYESSFKQWIPLEKCVEVSYKLLAVKYEAKHII comes from the coding sequence ATGGATACGGTGGACATGGATAAAAGAGCGCTAAGGATCATGGAGGGGTGGGATCCCTTTTCTGTCGGCACGGGCGAATACAAGACAGAAGCGGCCGATGTCATCGACAGGCTGCACGATATCGACCATCCGTCAGATTTAGCGAAAGCGATCCAAGGCATATACGAATCAAGCTTCAAGCAATGGATTCCACTGGAGAAATGCGTAGAAGTCTCCTATAAGCTATTGGCTGTAAAGTATGAAGCGAAACACATCATTTGA
- a CDS encoding Na(+)/H(+) antiporter subunit C, with the protein MEIVMSVAIGLLFMAAVYLMLSKSLIRIIIGTGLLSHGAHLLLLTMGGLGGTAPPVVADGVSVSDYADPLPQALILTAIVISFAVTSFFLVLAYRAYQELGTDNMELLRGTEDYE; encoded by the coding sequence ATGGAAATAGTCATGTCGGTTGCCATCGGCTTATTGTTCATGGCAGCTGTATATTTAATGCTATCGAAAAGTTTGATCCGCATCATTATCGGCACAGGCCTCCTGAGTCATGGCGCACACTTGCTGCTGCTGACGATGGGCGGCCTAGGCGGCACTGCGCCGCCTGTTGTGGCTGACGGGGTATCGGTTAGCGATTATGCCGATCCCTTGCCGCAGGCGCTGATCCTGACAGCGATCGTCATTTCGTTCGCGGTCACTTCATTCTTCCTGGTGCTCGCCTACCGCGCCTACCAGGAACTTGGCACAGACAATATGGAGCTATTGAGAGGTACAGAAGATTATGAGTAA
- a CDS encoding Na+/H+ antiporter subunit A, with the protein MSLVFLIFIPILAALFIPLLFKRLGQIHTGWFVLLVPAALFLYYATRLPSVMEGGTYVSELSWIPSLDIAFVAYLDGLSLLFTLLITGIGALVVLYSIFYLDKHREQLHNFYVYLLIFMSAMLGVVQSDHLITLYLFWELTSISSFLLIAYWYTRDRSRFGALKSMMITVFGGLMMLGGFVLLSIMGGTYSIRELIAQAPELAQHDFFIWALVLVLLGAFTKSAQFPFYIWLPDAMEAPTPVSAYLHSATMVKAGIYLVARLTPVFALSEVWMWLVAGVGLFTMVWASFFALKQKDLKGILAFSTVSQLGLIMSLLGVAAAAYHVEGAADSYLKYAAFAAIFHLINHATFKGSLFMIAGIVDHETGTRDIRKLGGLMSLMPVSFTVALIGSLSMAGLPPFNGFLSKEMFLTAMLSLQEFNMFSMDVWWVLFPIIAWIGSVFTFIYSLYFVFHTFAGKHQPDQLPKQAHEAPIGMLISPVFLAALVVLIFFIPNLIGDWLVKPAVAAIQPFLYDSPQNVDIHVSAWHGFNTELFMTLGIFAIGGLMFWTLRKWQHLYDLYPDSISLNRLYDEMMLLSDGGANRFSRIYMTGFIRSYLVYMFSFMTFIVLLTLFLNEAFQIDFSNLAPIGVYEIVILLALVGATLTILGSKSRLTAIIALGAVGYSVALLFVIFRAPDLALTQLVIETISVALFLLAFYHLPQISRKEERMKFRFGNALVALGVGVTMTLVALSAHSQKALPSISEFYKETVYSEAGGGNIVNVILVDYRGFDTLFEIAVLGIAGIGIITMIRLRLTKKEGQHENK; encoded by the coding sequence TTGTCTCTTGTATTTCTGATTTTCATACCGATCCTTGCAGCGCTGTTTATTCCGCTGCTATTCAAACGACTCGGCCAGATCCACACAGGCTGGTTCGTTTTGCTGGTTCCGGCAGCGCTGTTCTTATACTACGCCACCCGCCTTCCTTCAGTTATGGAAGGTGGCACTTATGTATCTGAACTTTCCTGGATCCCTTCCCTCGATATCGCCTTTGTCGCGTACCTCGATGGGTTGAGTTTATTGTTCACTTTGCTGATCACCGGAATCGGCGCGCTCGTCGTGCTTTACTCAATTTTCTATTTGGACAAGCACCGCGAACAATTACATAATTTCTATGTATATCTATTGATCTTCATGAGCGCCATGCTTGGCGTCGTTCAGTCGGATCATCTGATTACGCTGTACTTGTTCTGGGAATTGACTTCGATTTCCTCATTCCTGTTGATCGCCTATTGGTATACGCGCGACCGCTCTAGATTCGGCGCATTGAAGTCGATGATGATTACCGTCTTCGGCGGATTGATGATGCTGGGGGGCTTTGTGTTGCTCAGCATCATGGGCGGCACGTATTCGATCCGCGAATTGATCGCGCAGGCACCGGAACTCGCACAGCATGATTTCTTCATCTGGGCATTGGTCCTTGTGCTGCTCGGCGCATTTACGAAATCAGCACAGTTTCCGTTCTACATTTGGTTGCCGGATGCGATGGAAGCGCCGACGCCTGTCAGTGCCTATCTCCACTCCGCGACGATGGTTAAAGCCGGCATTTATTTGGTCGCCCGCTTGACCCCTGTGTTCGCCTTGTCTGAAGTATGGATGTGGCTCGTTGCCGGCGTTGGGTTGTTCACGATGGTGTGGGCATCATTCTTCGCCTTGAAGCAAAAGGACCTGAAAGGGATCCTGGCCTTCTCGACTGTGTCCCAGCTCGGGCTGATCATGTCCTTGCTCGGTGTCGCTGCAGCCGCTTATCACGTGGAAGGCGCTGCCGATAGTTATCTCAAATATGCAGCGTTCGCAGCGATCTTCCATTTGATCAACCACGCAACCTTCAAAGGAAGCCTGTTCATGATCGCGGGCATTGTCGACCATGAAACAGGGACGCGCGACATCCGGAAACTCGGCGGTTTGATGAGTTTGATGCCGGTCAGTTTCACGGTCGCATTGATTGGCTCCTTGTCGATGGCTGGCCTCCCGCCTTTCAACGGCTTCCTCAGTAAAGAAATGTTCTTGACGGCGATGCTGTCGCTGCAGGAATTCAATATGTTCTCGATGGACGTCTGGTGGGTCTTGTTCCCGATCATCGCTTGGATCGGCTCGGTCTTCACGTTCATCTATAGCTTGTATTTTGTGTTCCATACATTTGCCGGCAAACATCAGCCGGACCAATTGCCGAAACAAGCGCATGAAGCACCGATCGGCATGCTTATTTCACCGGTCTTCCTTGCCGCGCTTGTCGTATTGATTTTCTTCATCCCGAACTTGATCGGCGACTGGCTCGTCAAACCGGCCGTTGCGGCAATCCAGCCGTTTCTTTACGATTCCCCGCAGAATGTGGACATCCACGTTTCAGCGTGGCACGGATTCAATACCGAATTGTTCATGACGCTTGGTATTTTTGCGATCGGCGGCTTGATGTTCTGGACGCTGCGCAAGTGGCAGCACCTATACGATTTGTATCCCGATTCAATTTCACTGAACCGTCTCTACGATGAAATGATGCTGCTCAGCGACGGAGGGGCCAACCGCTTCTCCCGCATTTATATGACAGGGTTTATCCGTTCATACCTCGTCTATATGTTCAGCTTCATGACCTTCATTGTTTTGCTGACATTGTTCTTGAACGAAGCGTTCCAGATCGATTTCAGCAATTTGGCGCCAATTGGCGTCTACGAAATCGTCATTCTGCTGGCATTGGTCGGCGCAACCTTGACGATTCTCGGTTCCAAGTCCCGCTTGACCGCGATTATCGCACTTGGGGCTGTTGGCTATTCAGTGGCGCTGTTGTTCGTCATCTTCCGCGCACCTGACTTGGCGTTGACACAACTCGTCATCGAAACCATCTCGGTCGCCCTGTTCTTGCTGGCGTTCTACCATTTGCCACAGATCAGCCGCAAGGAAGAGCGCATGAAATTCCGTTTCGGCAATGCACTCGTTGCACTTGGCGTCGGCGTTACGATGACCTTGGTTGCATTATCCGCCCATTCACAGAAAGCATTGCCTTCGATTTCCGAGTTCTACAAGGAAACGGTTTACTCTGAAGCAGGCGGCGGGAATATCGTCAACGTCATTCTTGTCGATTACCGCGGGTTTGATACCTTGTTCGAGATTGCAGTACTCGGCATTGCGGGCATCGGGATTATTACGATGATCCGCCTTCGCCTCACGAAAAAGGAGGGTCAGCATGAGAACAAATGA
- a CDS encoding peptidylprolyl isomerase has translation MLLVSAVALAACGSSEEPQETSGTEPASTEEVQGYPQLEPGITEETLVDMNTSEGTIRIRLFPEIAPKAVENFLGHAESGYYEGVIFHRVIEDFMLQTGDSTGTGGGGESIYGEPFEDEFSDQLFNFRGALSMANAGPGTNGSQFFIVQATEIEEGSASDYPEEITAAYEEMGGTPWLDGMHTVFGQVDEGMDVVDKIAAVEKGDKDKPLEDIVIESIDIIEQ, from the coding sequence ATGCTCCTGGTCTCTGCAGTTGCGTTGGCAGCTTGCGGCAGCTCGGAGGAACCACAAGAAACAAGCGGCACGGAGCCTGCTTCAACAGAAGAAGTGCAAGGCTATCCGCAGCTTGAACCAGGCATAACGGAAGAAACGCTAGTGGATATGAATACATCCGAAGGCACGATCCGCATCCGGCTATTCCCGGAAATCGCGCCAAAAGCGGTAGAGAATTTCCTTGGACATGCCGAATCCGGTTATTATGAAGGCGTCATTTTCCACCGTGTCATTGAGGATTTCATGTTGCAGACCGGTGACTCAACAGGCACAGGGGGCGGCGGCGAGAGCATTTACGGCGAGCCGTTCGAAGATGAATTCAGCGATCAGCTGTTCAATTTCCGCGGCGCCTTGTCGATGGCAAATGCAGGGCCGGGAACGAACGGCAGCCAATTCTTTATTGTGCAGGCAACAGAAATTGAAGAAGGCAGCGCCTCTGATTATCCAGAGGAAATCACTGCCGCTTACGAAGAAATGGGCGGAACGCCTTGGCTGGACGGGATGCATACCGTCTTTGGCCAGGTCGACGAAGGCATGGATGTCGTCGACAAAATCGCTGCAGTCGAAAAGGGTGATAAAGACAAACCGCTTGAAGACATCGTCATCGAATCGATTGATATCATCGAGCAATAA
- a CDS encoding helix-turn-helix domain-containing protein — MKKDLHTQLKMLREERNLSLDDLSLKTRIGTARLESYESGEEVPSVQTILVLSNALEVPASNLLDGLETTK; from the coding sequence TTGAAAAAAGATTTGCACACCCAATTGAAAATGCTGCGGGAAGAACGCAACTTGTCGCTCGATGACTTGTCTTTAAAAACACGCATCGGCACAGCACGCCTTGAATCCTATGAAAGCGGCGAAGAAGTACCATCCGTCCAAACGATCCTAGTGCTATCGAATGCACTCGAAGTACCTGCTTCCAACTTGCTTGACGGACTGGAAACAACAAAATAA
- a CDS encoding Na+/H+ antiporter subunit D, translating into MSNLVLFPVVIPLIFAAILMLFPKKLHMQRAVAIVGVVATLASALVLFSKVNSDGVQAVTLGSWPAPFGISMVSDMFSVLLVLSSTIVTLFVLFYSIPTIGVKREQSFYYPAVLFLMTGVNGAFTTGDIFNLFVFIEVLLMASYALIVHGGEKPQLRESIKYLLVNIISSALFVSAVAYLYSVTGTLNMADLAVKIPQIEAVGILTVIAVLFLVVFGFKAAIFPLYFWLPGSYFAPPMAILALFGALLTKVGVYAIMRTYTLFFTMNTGFTHELLAIIAILTILAGCVGALAYFDVKKIIIYNIIIAVGVILFGISQMNAAGVEGSIFYLVHDMLIKAALFLLVGILTVIFRTSDLRKMGGLIKSYPVFGWTFLVAAFGLAGIPPLSGFPGKLLIVQGGFEGTHFWGSLVILATSLLVLLSVVRIFIYAFWGEPVKIATIDRKHYLSMFVPTAILVALTVFLGAGAELFMPFISDAGEVLLNPSLYIDAVLKE; encoded by the coding sequence ATGAGTAATTTAGTCTTGTTCCCCGTAGTCATCCCATTGATTTTTGCCGCCATTTTGATGCTGTTCCCAAAAAAGCTGCACATGCAGCGCGCAGTGGCGATTGTAGGCGTTGTCGCGACACTCGCTTCGGCGCTTGTGCTATTCTCGAAAGTTAACAGTGACGGCGTCCAAGCCGTGACGCTCGGCAGCTGGCCTGCCCCGTTCGGTATTTCCATGGTATCCGATATGTTCTCGGTGCTATTGGTGCTAAGCTCCACCATCGTCACGCTGTTCGTGCTGTTCTACAGCATCCCGACGATCGGCGTGAAACGGGAGCAGTCGTTCTACTACCCGGCTGTGCTGTTCTTGATGACCGGAGTCAACGGCGCCTTCACGACAGGCGATATTTTCAACTTATTCGTCTTTATCGAAGTGCTGCTGATGGCTTCCTATGCATTGATCGTCCACGGCGGTGAAAAACCGCAGCTGCGCGAATCAATCAAATATTTGCTCGTCAACATCATTTCATCGGCCTTGTTCGTTTCCGCAGTCGCTTATCTATACTCTGTCACAGGAACGCTCAATATGGCCGACTTGGCTGTCAAGATCCCGCAAATCGAAGCAGTCGGCATCCTGACGGTCATCGCCGTACTGTTCCTGGTCGTCTTCGGTTTCAAAGCGGCGATTTTCCCGCTTTACTTCTGGCTGCCAGGTTCCTATTTTGCACCGCCAATGGCCATTCTTGCCTTGTTCGGCGCATTGCTGACAAAAGTCGGCGTCTACGCCATCATGAGAACCTATACCTTGTTCTTTACGATGAATACCGGATTTACCCACGAACTGCTGGCGATCATCGCAATTTTGACGATCCTGGCAGGCTGCGTCGGTGCCCTTGCCTATTTTGATGTGAAAAAGATCATCATCTACAACATCATCATCGCAGTCGGCGTCATCTTGTTCGGCATTTCGCAAATGAACGCAGCGGGCGTCGAAGGCTCCATTTTCTACTTGGTGCACGACATGCTCATCAAAGCGGCGCTGTTCCTTCTGGTCGGCATCTTGACCGTCATTTTCAGAACCAGCGATTTGCGCAAGATGGGCGGATTGATCAAGAGCTACCCAGTCTTCGGCTGGACCTTCCTCGTTGCGGCATTCGGCCTTGCCGGAATCCCACCGCTCAGTGGATTCCCCGGCAAATTGCTGATCGTCCAAGGCGGCTTTGAAGGCACTCATTTCTGGGGCAGCCTCGTGATCCTGGCGACTAGCTTGCTCGTGTTGTTGAGCGTTGTCCGGATCTTCATCTATGCATTCTGGGGCGAGCCGGTTAAAATTGCCACGATCGACCGGAAACATTATCTGTCGATGTTCGTCCCGACAGCTATACTCGTCGCCTTGACTGTATTCCTCGGCGCCGGTGCGGAACTCTTCATGCCGTTCATTTCGGACGCAGGTGAAGTGCTGCTGAATCCATCGCTCTATATTGATGCGGTATTAAAGGAGTAG
- the mnhG gene encoding monovalent cation/H(+) antiporter subunit G, with product MRNSWREGRFSIEILVDILIILLISTGVLFSAATALGLIRLPDVYTRTHAASKSSTLGVLSILLGTFVHFWFNEGIFNTQMVIAIAFLFITQPVAGHLIGRAAYMTGIKVAEETVRDDMGPAIGKRKNNQQEELENE from the coding sequence TTGCGAAATTCCTGGAGAGAGGGGAGATTTTCGATCGAGATCCTCGTTGATATCCTAATCATCCTTTTAATCAGCACTGGCGTCCTGTTTAGCGCCGCCACCGCCCTCGGGCTCATCAGGCTCCCGGATGTCTACACACGGACACACGCAGCCTCTAAGAGCTCGACACTCGGTGTGTTATCGATCCTGCTCGGCACCTTCGTCCATTTTTGGTTTAATGAAGGCATCTTCAATACGCAGATGGTCATTGCCATCGCCTTCCTGTTCATCACGCAGCCCGTCGCTGGTCATTTGATCGGCCGCGCCGCTTATATGACAGGTATCAAAGTCGCGGAAGAAACTGTGCGCGACGATATGGGCCCAGCAATTGGAAAACGCAAAAACAACCAGCAGGAAGAACTGGAAAACGAATAA
- a CDS encoding Na(+)/H(+) antiporter subunit B: MRTNDVMLQTATKVVTFIILMFAVHIFFAGHYTPGGGFVGGLLTASAIVLLMLAFDIPTIKKILPINYVVLTAVGLLIAIATASASVIFDVPFFTHAYDYFDLPLFGETSLHSALLFDIGVYLVVVGVTMTIIQTIGEDE; encoded by the coding sequence ATGAGAACAAATGATGTCATGCTTCAAACCGCCACGAAAGTGGTGACCTTCATCATCTTGATGTTTGCTGTCCATATTTTCTTCGCCGGCCACTATACGCCGGGCGGCGGGTTTGTTGGGGGATTGCTAACCGCAAGTGCCATCGTCTTGTTGATGCTTGCGTTCGACATCCCGACCATCAAGAAGATCCTGCCGATTAATTACGTCGTGCTGACTGCTGTCGGCTTGTTGATTGCCATCGCAACTGCCAGCGCTTCGGTCATTTTTGATGTCCCATTCTTCACGCATGCCTATGATTATTTCGATTTGCCGCTGTTCGGCGAAACGTCCCTGCACTCGGCATTGTTATTTGATATAGGCGTCTATTTGGTTGTTGTAGGAGTAACGATGACCATTATTCAAACGATTGGAGAGGATGAATAA
- a CDS encoding Na(+)/H(+) antiporter subunit F1 encodes MIMFYWIALMIVSFSFAGLLFRLVKGPTVADRVVALDAIGVTLVSIVALLSLIIETEFFLEVVLLMSILSFIGTAAFAKFLERGEIFDRDPR; translated from the coding sequence ATGATCATGTTTTATTGGATCGCTTTGATGATTGTCAGTTTTTCTTTTGCTGGCCTTCTATTCCGCCTCGTCAAAGGCCCGACGGTTGCAGACCGCGTCGTCGCACTTGATGCGATCGGTGTGACGCTCGTGTCGATCGTCGCTTTATTGTCATTGATCATTGAGACGGAATTTTTCCTGGAGGTCGTTTTGCTGATGAGCATCCTGTCCTTTATCGGAACGGCCGCCTTTGCGAAATTCCTGGAGAGAGGGGAGATTTTCGATCGAGATCCTCGTTGA